A stretch of the Musa acuminata AAA Group cultivar baxijiao chromosome BXJ2-7, Cavendish_Baxijiao_AAA, whole genome shotgun sequence genome encodes the following:
- the LOC135616483 gene encoding putative glycine-rich cell wall structural protein 1, whose translation MKKTSLLFSLLFLAAAARFCFAARDLDAELAKGKGHGGGGGGGAGIPGFGSDPGGFFGPGGGFNVPGFGGGWGAGFGGPSGGHARGGVVRPSVVCSDKGPCYKKRVTCPAKCFSSFSRSGKGYGGGGGGGGCTIDCKKRCVAYC comes from the coding sequence aTGAAGAAAACTAGCCTtctcttctcccttctcttcctcGCTGCCGCCGCCAGGTTCTGCTTTGCTGCACGCGACCTGGACGCGGAGCTAGCCAAGGGCAAGGgccacggcggcggcggcggtggcggagcgGGCATCCCTGGGTTCGGCTCCGATCCGGGCGGGTTCTTTGGCCCCGGCGGCGGGTTCAACGTCCCCGGGTTCGGTGGCGGGTGGGGCGCGGGCTTCGGCGGTCCCTCCGGCGGGCACGCGCGCGGCGGGGTGGTGCGGCCCTCCGTCGTGTGCTCCGACAAGGGTCCCTGCTACAAGAAGCGGGTGACATGCCCCGCGAAGTGCTTCTCGTCCTTCAGCCGGTCCGGCAAGGgctacggcggcggcggcggtggtggtgggtGCACCATCGACTGCAAGAAGCGGTGCGTCGCCTACTGCTGA
- the LOC135618008 gene encoding ocs element-binding factor 1-like: protein MLPLVNQASVLVGFRPSWSGPAEPEQNLSAVSPDERRRLRRMISNRESARRSRARKQRHLEELRGQAGRLRSQNHELADRLGGLARRCLLLRQDNDRLRAEASALCRRLADLRREVALRQFHRLVAPPPLGAHHELAWASLIV, encoded by the coding sequence ATGCTGCCGCTCGTAAACCAAGCGTCCGTGCTCGTCGGCTTCAGGCCATCGTGGTCTGGTCCAGCGGAACCCGAGCAGAACCTATCGGCCGTCTCCCCGGACGAGCGGCGGCGGCTCCGCCGCATGATCTCCAACCGCGAGTCCGCCCGCCGCTCCCGAGCGCGGAAGCAACGCCACCTAGAGGAACTCCGCGGCCAGGCGGGCCGACTCCGGTCCCAGAACCACGAGCTAGCGGACCGCCTCGGCGGCCTCGCTCGCCGCTGTCTCCTTCTCCGACAGGACAACGACCGCCTCCGCGCCGAGGCCTCCGCCCTGTGCCGGCGGCTCGCGGATCTCCGCCGCGAGGTGGCCCTCCGCCAGTTTCACCGCCTGGTTGCGCCGCCTCCTCTCGGCGCCCACCACGAGCTAGCTTGGGCATCGTTGATTGTCTAA
- the LOC135616056 gene encoding uncharacterized protein LOC135616056 yields the protein MASVPKPMHHGMRLFELLEEQQEPFLLDVYLLEHGYSDRAVKTDAAAFMCWPAGACRRLRRLSTHGFKRKRAGFLRCLLNKVVCSRKAWRWDAAATGNGRWRLFGSFFEMKGKDDAADFRRLSCSGGTDGAEPDREEQWRAFCSSNQLSPVSVLELHSDEVGDEEPSISCFNSSKETKEAPWMGFEEQLHSNRHDPRQANYSECHFFEPHYFLVDCRKEAQGKLSTSRGCSSPEIIQEEILSWEDQRGGSGNISRLIDFDFSKSREEWSHFQHEIGEVGIEMEHIIFDEIREETVLDVLHCHCALARC from the exons ATGGCTTCTGTTCCCAAGCCTATGCATCACGGTATGAGGCTCTTTGAGCTGTTGGAAGAGCAACAAGAGCCTTTTCTGCTGGATGTGTACCTTTTGGAGCATGGATACTCGGATAGAGCAGTGAAGACCGATGCTGCTGCGTTCATGTGCTGGCCTGCTGGTGCTTGTAGGAGGCTAAGAAGGCTTAGCACCCATGGGTTCAAGAGGAAGAGAGCTGGGTTTCTCAGGTGTCTGCTTAACAAAGTTGTCTGCAGCAGAAAAGCTTGGAGATGGGATGCTGCAGCTACCGGCAATGGAAGATGGCGACTCTTTGGATCGTTCTTTGAGATGAAAGGCAAAGACGACGCAGCGGACTTCCGCCGGTTATCGTGTTCCGGTGGCACCGACGGAGCTGAACCGGACAGGGAGGAGCAGTGGAGAGCTTTCTGCTCCTCCAATCAGCTTAGTCCTGTGTCAGTCCTGGAGCTGCATTCTGACGAAG TTGGGGATGAGGAGCCATCGATCTCATGCTTTAATTCTTCGAAAGAGACAAAGGAAGCTCCATGGATGGGCTTCGAAGAGCAGCTCCACTCTAATCGCCATGACCCTCGACAGGCCAACTACTCAGAATGCCACTTCTTTGAACCACACTATTTTCTAGTAGACTGCCGCAAAGAGGCACAAGGAAAGCTTTCGACTTCTCGTGGATGCTCAAGTCCGGAGATCATTCAGGAGGAGATCTTGTCATGGGAGGATCAGAGAGGTGGTTCGGGCAACATATCCCGGTTGATTGATTTCGACTTCTCCAAGTCCAGGGAGGAGTGGAGCCATTTCCAGCATGAGATAGGAGAGGTTGGGATCGAGATGGAACACATCATCTTTGACGAGATCAGAGAAGAAACTGTACTTGATGTTCTACATTGTCACTGTGCACTGGCAAGGTGTTGA
- the LOC135616175 gene encoding RNA-binding protein 1-like, translating to MESLSSSCPPREVAAESPLSSGPESSEHCPGRQEELVSLPPSSPPVEVASGLPSSSAALTVQGKLFVGGISSETGEALLVEHFAEYGELREVTVIRNRVTGNSRGFGFVRFVNPDDAENALNEEMHVIDGKTVDVKRARRYPSCHPAGESSSYCFFNNGSITNPKKIFIGGLPDSIDQNELKNYFENFGSVMDAVVMYNNITQRPRGFGFVTFSSEDSVAMVLKKNYHELKGKFVDVKVAIPKIDITYTNNRNNNNYRSSSIGGGGGQRWPIYDAYQGCYHATHGYCGPGSCGITLYGYQFVSPLNDPRWMPTLVTYYPYVMGGSGSNMPAHDRLLFHASDDSNGDYCYTNGDTLK from the exons ATGGAGTCGTTGTCGTCGTCGTGTCCGCCGAGGGAGGTCGCCGCTGAGTCGCCCTTGTCGTCGGGGCCAGAATCGAGCGAGCATTGCCCGGGCAGACAAGAAGAATTGGTGTCACTGCCGCCGTCGTCTCCGCCGGTAGAGGTCGCCTCTGGGCTTCCCTCGTCGTCGGCGGCGTTGACGGTGCAGGGGAAGCTTTTCGTCGGCGGCATCTCATCGGAAACGGGGGAGGCGTTGCTGGTGGAGCACTTCGCTGAGTATGGCGAGTTGAGGGAGGTGACCGTGATACGGAACCGCGTCACGGGTAACTCGAGGGGGTTCGGCTTCGTTCGGTTCGTCAATCCGGATGATGCCGAGAACGCGCTCAATGAGGAGATGCATGTCATCGATGGAAAGACG GTTGATGTAAAAAGAGCTAGGCGTTATCCGTCGTGCCATCCTGCAGGGGAGTCCAGCAGTTACTGTTTTTTTAACAATGGCAGTATCACTAACCCAAAGAAGATCTTTATAGGAGGTTTACCTGACAGCATCGATCAAAATGAACTCAAGAATTATTTTGAGAACTTTGGTTCTGTCATGGACGCTGTGGTGATGTACAATAATATAACTCAACGGCCAAGGGGTTTTGGTTTTGTCACATTTTCCTCCGAAGACTCTGTAGCAATGGTATTGAAGAAGAACTACCATGAGCTGAAAGGGAAATTTGTAGATGTCAAGGTAGCAATACCCAAGATTGATATTACTTATACCAATAACAGAAATAACAACAATTATCGTAGTTCAAGCATTGGAGGTGGTGGAGGTCAAAGGTGGCCGATTTATGACGCCTATCAAGGCTGTTATCATGCAACACATGGATATTGTGGACCTGGTTCATGTGGTATTACTCTATATGGATACCAATTTGTGAGCCCTTTGAATGATCCAAGGTGGATGCCAACGCTTGTGACCTACTACCCTTATGTCATGGGAGGCTCTGGGAGCAACATGCCTGCGCATGATCGTCTTCTGTTTCATGCATCTGATGACAGTAATGGAGACTACTGCTATACAAATGGAGACACCTTGAAGTAG
- the LOC135616341 gene encoding RNA-binding protein 1-like, protein MWRIERTNPIPVRSRAMEPLSSSCPPRDVSAGPSLSSGPGSSKHCPGRQEELVSLPSSSPPVEVASGLSSSSAALTVQGKLFVGGISSETGEALLVEHFAEYGELREVTVIRDRITGNSRGFGFVRFVNPDNAESALKEAMHVIDGKTVDVTRARRYPSCHPAGESSSYCFFNNGSITNPKKIFIGGLPDSINQHELKNYFENFGSVMDAVVMYNNITQRPRGFGFVTFSSEDSVAMVLKNNYHELKGKFVDVKVAIPKNDNNYTNNRNNNNYRSSSIGGGGGRRWPIYDAYQGCYHATHGYCGPGSCGITLYGYQFVSPLNDPRWMPTLVTYYPYVMGGSGSNMPAHDHLLFHASDDSNGDYCYTNGDTLK, encoded by the exons ATGTGGAGGATCGAACGAACAAACCCCATCCCGGTGCGGTCGCGAGCGATGGAGCCATTGTCGTCGTCGTGTCCGCCGAGGGACGTCTCCGCTGGGCCCTCGTTGTCGTCGGGGCCAGGATCGAGCAAGCATTGCCCGGGCAGACAAGAAGAATTGGTGTCACTGCCGTCGTCGTCTCCGCCGGTCGAGGTCGCCTCTGGGCTTTCCTCGTCGTCGGCGGCGTTGACGGTGCAGGGGAAGCTTTTCGTCGGCGGCATCTCATCGGAAACGGGGGAGGCGTTGCTGGTGGAGCACTTCGCTGAGTATGGCGAGTTGAGGGAGGTGACCGTGATACGGGACCGCATCACGGGCAACTCGAGGGGGTTCGGCTTCGTTCGGTTCGTCAATCCGGATAATGCCGAGAGCGCGCTCAAGGAGGCGATGCATGTCATCGATGGAAAGACG GTTGATGTAACAAGAGCTAGGCGTTATCCGTCGTGCCATCCTGCAGGGGAGTCCAGCAGTTACTGTTTTTTTAACAATGGCAGTATCACTAACCCAAAGAAGATCTTTATAGGAGGTTTACCTGACAGCATCAATCAACATGAACTCAAGAATTATTTTGAGAACTTTGGTTCTGTCATGGACGCTGTGGTGATGTACAATAATATAACTCAACGGCCAAGGGGTTTTGGTTTTGTCACATTTTCCTCTGAAGACTCTGTAGCAATGGTATTGAAGAACAACTACCATGAGCTGAAAGGGAAATTTGTAGATGTCAAGGTAGCAATACCCAAGAATGATAATAATTATACCAATAACAGAAATAACAACAATTATCGTAGTTCAAGCATTGGAGGAGGTGGAGGTCGAAGGTGGCCGATTTATGACGCCTATCAAGGCTGTTATCATGCAACACATGGATATTGTGGACCTGGTTCATGTGGTATTACTCTATATGGATACCAATTTGTGAGCCCTTTGAATGATCCAAGGTGGATGCCAACGCTTGTGACCTACTACCCTTATGTCATGGGAGGCTCTGGGAGCAACATGCCTGCTCATGATCATCTTCTGTTTCATGCATCTGATGACAGTAATGGAGACTACTGCTATACAAATGGAGACACCTTGAAGTAG
- the LOC103991161 gene encoding AP2-like ethylene-responsive transcription factor CRL5, translating into MKSMDNHNSWLGFSLSPHMSMELSVDSHHQPHNHSHHHQSQPTPDAVSALAGSFFLSATHQLSSSGFSFGVSENGGGHGYYSQLSSMPLKSDGSLYLVEALSRSQQQEAMVPSPSPKLEDFLGCGPNMGTHHQYGNNDRGAMALSLDSMYYQQNPEPEGSRSHPSDILHEQLPYLQPLQQGICSLLTSHEMYQAPLQGHAVRNEAVPRLKTWVPMDYNGGNAGPVGAMGYGELQSLSLSMSSVSQSSCVTAPQHASSATANDYVTLDPTKKRGTGKGGQKQPVHRKSIDTFGQRTSQYRGVTRHRWTGRYEAHLWDNSCKKEGQTRKGRQVYLGGYDMEEKAARAYDLAALKYWGTSTHINFPLEDYQEELEEMKNMSRQEYVAHLRRKSSGFSRGASMYRGVTRHHQHGRWQARIGRVSGNKDLYLGTFSTQEEAAEAYDIAAIKFRGSNAVTNFDMSRYDVEKIMASSTLLSGEHARRNKNMDAPGVVPVAEQPAPISEEQTQRLEFEPEIFTTNLDGLVGGDPGNGQGMDSERTEVSMLFGKASSRFISTPASNTWMAPAQMRSALPLAHMPVFAAWTDA; encoded by the exons atgaAGTCCATGGACAACCATAATAGCTGGCTGGGCTTCTCGCTCTCCCCTCACATGAGCATGGAGCTTTCTGTCGACTCACACCACCAACCGCATAACCACAGCCATCATCACCAATCTCAGCCCACTCCTGATGCTGTCTCTGCACTCGCTGGCAGTTTCTTCCTCTCTGCTACTCATCAGCTAAGCAGCTCCGGTTTCAGCTTCGGGGTCAGCGAGAATGGAGGAGGCCATGGATACTACTCACAGTTGTCTTCCATGCCACTGAAGTCTGATGGGTCTCTCTACCTCGTGGAAGCCCTCAGCAGATCACAACAACAAGAAG CAATGGTGCCTTCTCCATCCCCCAAACTGGAAGACTTCTTAGGCTGTGGTCCAAATATGGGGACCCATCATCAGTATGGGAACAATGATAGGGGAGCGATGGCTTTAAGCTTGGACAGCATGTACTACCAGCAGAACCCAGAGCCTGAGGGTAGCAGAAGCCATCCTTCGGACATCCTCCATGAACAACTCCCATACTTGCAGCCACTGCAGCAAGGGATCTGCTCCCTGCTCACCAGCCATGAGATGTACCAGGCTCCATTACAAGGTCATGCCGTGAGGAATGAAGCCGTGCCAAGGCTCAAAACCTGGGTGCCCATGGATTATAATGGTGGCAACGCCGGTCCGGTGGGTGCCATGGGATACGGGGAGTTGCAGTCCTTGAGCTTGTCCATGAGCTCTGTTTCACAGTCCAGTTGTGTCACAGCACCACAGCACGCCTCTTCTGCTACAGCGAATGACTACGTCACCTTGGATCCAACAAAGAAGAGAGGAACCGGGAAAGGAGGCCAGAAGCAGCCAGTTCACCGCAAGTCGATCGATACATTTGGTCAGAGAACATCCCAGTACAGGGGTGTCACCAG GCATAGATGGACCGGCAGATATGAAGCTCATCTTTGGGATAACAGTTGCAAGAAGGAAGGACAAACAAGGAAAGGAAGACAAG TTTATTTGG GTGGTTATGATATGGAAGAGAAAGCTGCGAGAGCCTATGACTTGGCGGCACTCAAATACTGGGGAACAAGCACACACATCAACTTCCCG TTGGAAGATTACCAGGAAGAGCTCGAAGAAATGAAGAACATGAGTCGGCAGGAATATGTTGCCCATCTGAGAAG GAAGAGCAGTGGGTTCTCGCGAGGAGCCTCGATGTACCGAGGAGTGACGAG GCATCACCAGCACGGAAGGTGGCAAGCTCGCATCGGGAGGGTCTCCGGAAACAAAGATCTTTATCTTGGAACCTTCA GCACCCAGGAGGAAGCAGCCGAGGCGTATGACATCGCTGCCATCAAGTTCCGTGGATCCAACGCCGTCACCAACTTCGACATGTCGAGATACGACGTGGAGAAGATAATGGCGAGCAGCACTCTGCTGTCGGGTGAACATGCAAGAAGAAACAAGAACATGGACGCCCCGGGTGTCGTCCCTGTAGCAGAGCAGCCAGCGCCGATCTCGGAAGAGCAAACGCAGAGACTGGAATTCGAGCCCGAGATCTTCACGACGAATCTTGATGGTCTGGTCGGCGGTGATCCGGGGAATGGTCAGGGCATGGATTCTGAGAGGACCGAGGTTTCCATGCTCTTCGGAAAGGCCTCATCAAGGTTCATCAGCACTCCAGCATCAAACACATGGATGGCACCAGCCCAGATGAGGTCGGCACTGCCTCTGGCTCACATGCCAGTTTTTGCTGCTTGGACAGATGCATAA